From the Brachyspira suanatina genome, the window TTAATTTTTTATTTTTTTTATTCAATAAATGTTTAAATTATACAAAATAATATTTTTATTATAATTCAGGCAAATACCAAGTTATCCCTGTAGTAGATTCAAAGTATATAGGTATAGAAGAAGTCTGTCTTGAATTACCATTATTAATGTCCATTTCAAAATACCATTCAATATCTTGAACGGGAGTAATATAAAGTTCTGCATAAGCTCCCCAATATAAATTATGCTGTACTTTATAATATTTACTATCAGTTTTATATTTTCCTTTATAAACGGCATTGTATCCTAAAGAAGGTTCAACATAAAGAGATAGCATATCACTGTTAGCAGTTAATCCTAATACAGCAGCAGCAGTTACATTATAAGGATTTTTTTCCCATTTATTTTCTTTTTTACTATAAGTAGTATTTACAAGAGATTCTCCTGCTCTAACCATTACATCACTGCTGGCTAAAGCTGTATTATATGAAACTTTAATAAAAGGATTAATATTTACATTTCCAATTGTGCGGTTTAAGAAATATAGTCTAGTTTCAAAACCAAATGATTGAGCAAACATATCAAAATTATTTTTAACATTTTTATAACCTGACTGTCCATATTTTATGTATAATCTTACTTGATTGAATACATCTATTTCTGTATAGTATCTTATTTGTATATCTGTGCTTATTCCTAAATAGTCTTTATATTGACTGATAGTATATTTTCCGAAAGGATCTTTTGATGCAGCTATTTGTATAGGTATTGCTATTCTTAAATTATTATTTAAAGCATTGACCATAAGTACAGGAGTATGAACGCCTAAAGTGCTGTTATAATATGTAAAATTATATCCTAAGCCAATGCCGAAAATATCAGAAGTGTATCCTATTCCCATAGAAACAGTAGCATCTAATCCTAAATTATCTGTTTCACCTGAAATTATACTTCCCAATGATGTTACGGCATCTTGAGTTATAAGTCCGAAAGTACCTTTAATAGTATTGTTTCCAAGTACAAATCCTAATTGATCCATTCTGGCTCTTAATTGATTTCCAGCTGTAAGAAAATCAATCCAATCATCCTGATCGCCATACATACCAAAAACAGATGTACTTGCCATAGCCAACAAAGCAATAGCAGTCAATAAAATTTTTTTCATTTTCCTCTCCTAAAATATAAAAAATTATTCTCTTCTATATATAATAATTATTATATAATAAAATTATAAAATGTACACTTACTATAAATAAAAATATAATTATCTTGACAAATTTACTATACTTTTATAAAAAATTTAAACAATAAAAGGTGATATCTTAATGATAGATTAATATGTT encodes:
- a CDS encoding variable surface family protein, whose product is MKKILLTAIALLAMASTSVFGMYGDQDDWIDFLTAGNQLRARMDQLGFVLGNNTIKGTFGLITQDAVTSLGSIISGETDNLGLDATVSMGIGYTSDIFGIGLGYNFTYYNSTLGVHTPVLMVNALNNNLRIAIPIQIAASKDPFGKYTISQYKDYLGISTDIQIRYYTEIDVFNQVRLYIKYGQSGYKNVKNNFDMFAQSFGFETRLYFLNRTIGNVNINPFIKVSYNTALASSDVMVRAGESLVNTTYSKKENKWEKNPYNVTAAAVLGLTANSDMLSLYVEPSLGYNAVYKGKYKTDSKYYKVQHNLYWGAYAELYITPVQDIEWYFEMDINNGNSRQTSSIPIYFESTTGITWYLPEL